In a genomic window of Rhodovulum sp. P5:
- a CDS encoding ABC transporter permease — MQPLRAAPALTLAVLLGPVLAGLAGTIAPALGYLPALGGEGVSLSPVRTLLDWPGLPRAVGLSVFTGAAATVLSLSVVILFVAGWQGTRVLNWLERMLAPLLSVPHAAAAFGLAFLIAPSGWIVRALSPWATGWDRPPDVLILQDPLGLSMIAGLVVKEVPFLLLMTLAALPQCQPAHRLTIARALGYGRVTGWMKTVFPAVYRQIRLPVYAVLAYSMSVVDLAIILGPTTPPPLTVQVVRWMSDPDLSLRFPAAAAAILQFALVLGAIGLWRLGEVFFGRLGRGWTESGARRSGDGAFRVAGLGLATGSASAVLAGLAGLAVWSVAGFWAFPDVLPDSMTLRAWARHGSSLAGPALDTLWIAGAATALALALTLACLEAEHRFGLVPGARSLWLLYLPLLIPQVAFLPGLQSFALVARVDMGRGAVVLGHLVFVLPYVFLSLLAPWRAWDTRYGVVAAALGARPGAVFLRVRLPMLLAPVLTAGAVGMAVSVGQYLPTLLIGGGRVQTLTTEAVALASGGDRRVIGVTALAQAGAALLGFAVALAVPRWLWRNRRGVQGA, encoded by the coding sequence ATGCAGCCGCTGCGCGCCGCCCCCGCGCTGACGCTGGCGGTGCTTCTGGGCCCGGTTCTGGCGGGACTGGCCGGAACCATCGCCCCGGCGCTGGGCTATCTGCCAGCGCTGGGTGGCGAGGGGGTCAGCCTGTCACCGGTCCGAACCCTGCTGGACTGGCCCGGCCTGCCCCGCGCCGTGGGCCTGTCCGTCTTCACCGGGGCGGCGGCAACCGTGCTGTCCCTGTCCGTCGTCATCCTGTTTGTCGCCGGCTGGCAGGGCACACGCGTTCTGAACTGGCTTGAGCGGATGCTGGCGCCGCTTCTGTCCGTGCCCCATGCCGCAGCGGCCTTTGGGCTGGCCTTCCTGATCGCGCCGTCCGGCTGGATCGTGCGGGCGCTGTCACCCTGGGCCACGGGTTGGGATCGCCCACCCGATGTGCTGATCCTGCAAGACCCGCTGGGCCTGTCGATGATCGCCGGTCTGGTCGTGAAGGAGGTACCGTTTCTGCTGCTGATGACACTCGCCGCCCTGCCCCAGTGCCAGCCCGCCCATCGGCTGACCATCGCGCGGGCGCTGGGCTATGGCCGGGTGACCGGCTGGATGAAGACGGTGTTCCCCGCCGTCTACCGGCAAATCCGCCTGCCGGTCTATGCGGTGCTGGCCTATTCGATGTCCGTGGTCGATTTGGCGATCATCCTTGGCCCGACCACCCCCCCGCCGCTGACCGTGCAGGTGGTCCGGTGGATGTCGGACCCCGACCTGTCCCTGCGGTTTCCGGCGGCCGCCGCGGCGATCCTGCAATTCGCACTTGTGCTGGGCGCCATCGGTTTGTGGCGGCTTGGGGAGGTCTTTTTTGGCCGCCTTGGCCGGGGCTGGACCGAAAGCGGAGCACGGCGCAGCGGCGACGGGGCGTTTAGGGTCGCCGGGCTTGGCCTTGCCACAGGCTCGGCCAGTGCCGTCCTGGCCGGGCTGGCGGGTCTTGCGGTCTGGTCCGTCGCCGGTTTCTGGGCTTTTCCCGATGTCCTGCCCGACAGCATGACCTTGCGCGCTTGGGCCCGCCATGGCAGCAGCCTTGCCGGCCCGGCGCTTGACACGCTTTGGATCGCGGGCGCCGCAACGGCCCTGGCGCTGGCGCTGACCCTGGCCTGCCTTGAAGCCGAACATCGCTTTGGGCTGGTGCCGGGCGCCCGCAGTCTGTGGTTGCTGTATCTCCCGCTGCTGATCCCGCAGGTGGCCTTCCTGCCGGGGCTGCAAAGCTTTGCCCTTGTGGCGAGGGTCGACATGGGGCGCGGCGCGGTGGTCCTTGGGCATCTGGTCTTCGTGTTGCCTTATGTGTTCCTGTCGCTATTGGCCCCGTGGCGGGCGTGGGACACCCGCTATGGCGTCGTTGCCGCGGCACTGGGCGCGCGGCCGGGCGCCGTGTTTCTGCGCGTGCGCCTGCCGATGCTGCTGGCCCCGGTGCTGACGGCGGGCGCGGTCGGGATGGCGGTTTCGGTCGGGCAGTATCTGCCGACGCTCCTGATCGGGGGCGGGCGGGTCCAGACCCTGACGACAGAGGCCGTGGCGTTGGCCTCGGGCGGCGACCGGCGGGTGATCGGGGTGACGGCACTTGCGCAGGCAGGCGCGGCGCTTTTGGGTTTTGCCGTGGCGCTGGCCGTTCCCCGCTGGCTGTGGCGCAACCGGCGGGGGGTACAGGGCGCATGA
- a CDS encoding ion channel, protein MLIQIVLGSILILLTIIVFALGFWFAETAITRFNPWLVRRPHPPKLVLVLVAAVLVLLSAMTASVWLWAYAFLLLGIFPSLEPAAYFALVAFTTLGFGDILLPIEWRILGGMAAANGLLNIGLYTALLVEALRRVRSEQVSGIVDER, encoded by the coding sequence ATGCTGATCCAGATCGTCCTCGGTTCCATTCTCATCCTGCTCACGATCATCGTGTTCGCGCTGGGGTTCTGGTTTGCGGAAACCGCGATCACGCGGTTCAACCCCTGGCTCGTGCGCCGGCCGCATCCGCCCAAGCTGGTTCTGGTGCTTGTCGCTGCCGTGCTGGTGCTGCTGAGCGCGATGACGGCCTCGGTCTGGCTATGGGCCTATGCCTTTCTTCTGCTGGGGATCTTTCCCAGTTTGGAGCCCGCGGCCTATTTCGCGCTGGTGGCCTTCACCACGCTCGGCTTCGGCGACATCCTGTTGCCGATCGAATGGCGTATTCTCGGGGGCATGGCGGCAGCGAACGGGTTGTTGAACATCGGGCTTTATACTGCGCTTCTGGTCGAGGCGCTGCGCCGCGTCCGTTCTGAACAGGTCAGCGGCATCGTCGACGAACGATAA
- a CDS encoding ATP-binding cassette domain-containing protein, which produces MTEGLTLANLSISHQGTTLVAIDAHVPRGAVLTVMGPSGSGKSTLLAALMGTLPRAFTLSGRVSLDGRDITDLPPEARRIGILFQDELLFPHLSVGGNLAFALPRSIRGRKTRQAHVDAALADIGLDGFADRDPATLSGGQKARVALMRMLLAEPRALLLDEPFSRLDAALRGQIRQMVFERARTRRLPVVLVTHDPADAEAAGGPVFTLE; this is translated from the coding sequence ATGACCGAAGGGCTGACGCTGGCAAACCTGTCGATTTCGCATCAGGGAACGACGCTTGTCGCCATCGACGCCCATGTGCCGCGGGGTGCAGTGCTGACCGTGATGGGGCCGTCGGGGTCGGGCAAGTCGACCCTGCTGGCCGCACTGATGGGCACCCTGCCCCGTGCGTTCACCCTGTCGGGCCGGGTCTCTCTGGACGGGCGCGATATCACCGACCTGCCGCCCGAGGCGCGGCGCATCGGGATCCTGTTTCAGGACGAATTGTTGTTTCCCCATCTCAGTGTCGGCGGCAACCTTGCCTTCGCCCTACCCCGCAGCATCCGTGGCCGGAAGACCCGGCAGGCGCATGTCGACGCGGCGCTGGCCGATATCGGGCTGGACGGGTTCGCCGATCGCGACCCCGCGACACTGTCGGGCGGGCAGAAAGCACGCGTGGCGCTGATGCGGATGCTGTTGGCCGAGCCCCGCGCGCTGTTGCTGGATGAGCCGTTCTCCCGCCTTGACGCGGCGCTGCGTGGCCAGATCCGCCAGATGGTGTTCGAGCGGGCGCGGACAAGGCGCCTTCCGGTCGTGCTGGTCACCCATGACCCCGCCGATGCCGAGGCTGCGGGCGGGCCGGTCTTCACGCTGGAATGA
- the ppsA gene encoding phosphoenolpyruvate synthase, with product MKNTVREEMTMGTHVQWFEDLRRGDVATVGGKNASLGEMVATLGEQGIKVPGGFATTADAFRAYIAHNNLNARIADTLSALDAHRIDLHEAGATIRRMIREGHWPDDILAEIKAAYAELSARAGVPNVSAAVRSSATAEDLPDASFAGQQETYLNVEGAEALLGACRRCYASLFTDRAITYRRLKGFDHSQVALSVGVQRMVRSDTGGSGVMFSLDTETGYPDMVLINAAWGLGENVVQGAVTPDEYQVYKPFLDKPGLTPILEKSLGAKEKKMIYGRDGHSTRNVPTSKRERAQFVLSDAEILDLARMAATIEKHYGQPMDMEWARDGETGELFIVQARPETVQSRADAAGFRTYTIGDKGNTLLTGLSVGAAIASGPVCVIESAKDIDRFVDGAILVTSITDPDWVPIMKRAAAIVTDHGGRTSHAAIVSRELGLPAIVGTGDATHILHDEQEVTVSCAEGETGFVYEGICDFTVEDIALSDMPETKTRVMLNMANPSAAVRWWRLPSGGVGLARMEFVINNAIKAHPLALLNPDQLDEDTREKIAALTAGFADNEAFFVEKLAMGLSRIAAPVYPEPVIVRMSDFKTNEYADLLGGRGFEPHEENPMIGFRGASRYYSPAYAPGFALECRAIRRLREEMGFDNVIVMIPFCRTPEEADRVLEVMAANGLRRGENGLQVYVMCEVPSNVILAEDFAKRFDGFSIGSNDLTQLTLGVDRDSGELADLFDERNPAVQWMIESVITRAHAVGAKVGFCGQAPSNDPDFARLLVGYGIDTISVTPDSFLSVKRNVAEAEG from the coding sequence ATGAAAAACACGGTTCGGGAGGAGATGACCATGGGCACCCATGTGCAGTGGTTCGAGGATTTGCGCCGCGGGGACGTTGCAACCGTGGGGGGTAAGAACGCCTCTCTGGGTGAGATGGTCGCGACCCTTGGCGAACAGGGTATCAAGGTGCCCGGCGGCTTTGCCACCACGGCGGACGCCTTCCGCGCCTATATCGCCCACAACAACCTGAACGCGCGGATTGCCGACACGCTGTCCGCGCTGGATGCGCACCGGATCGACCTGCACGAGGCCGGGGCCACGATCCGCCGGATGATCCGCGAAGGCCATTGGCCCGATGACATCCTGGCCGAGATCAAGGCCGCCTATGCGGAGTTGTCGGCGCGCGCGGGGGTTCCCAACGTCTCTGCCGCCGTGCGGTCCTCAGCCACCGCTGAGGATTTGCCCGATGCCAGCTTCGCCGGTCAGCAGGAAACCTATCTGAATGTCGAGGGGGCGGAGGCGCTGCTTGGCGCGTGCCGGCGCTGCTATGCCTCGCTTTTCACCGACCGGGCGATCACCTACCGTCGGCTGAAGGGCTTCGACCATTCACAGGTTGCGTTGTCCGTGGGCGTGCAGCGGATGGTGCGGTCCGACACCGGCGGGTCGGGGGTGATGTTCTCGCTCGACACCGAAACCGGCTATCCCGACATGGTGCTGATCAACGCCGCATGGGGCCTTGGCGAAAACGTGGTTCAGGGCGCGGTCACGCCCGACGAATACCAGGTCTACAAACCCTTCCTCGACAAGCCCGGTCTGACGCCGATCCTTGAGAAATCGCTCGGGGCCAAGGAAAAGAAAATGATCTATGGCCGCGACGGCCATTCCACCCGGAACGTGCCGACATCGAAGCGCGAGCGCGCGCAGTTCGTCTTGTCGGATGCCGAGATCCTCGACCTCGCCCGCATGGCCGCGACCATCGAGAAGCATTACGGCCAACCGATGGACATGGAATGGGCCCGCGACGGCGAAACGGGAGAGTTGTTCATCGTGCAGGCCCGCCCCGAAACGGTGCAGTCGCGTGCGGATGCCGCGGGGTTCCGGACCTATACCATCGGGGACAAGGGCAACACGCTGCTGACGGGCCTGTCCGTCGGCGCGGCCATCGCCAGCGGCCCGGTTTGTGTCATCGAAAGCGCCAAGGACATCGACCGCTTCGTCGACGGTGCGATCCTCGTCACCTCGATCACCGATCCCGATTGGGTTCCGATCATGAAACGCGCCGCGGCCATCGTGACGGATCATGGTGGGCGTACCAGCCACGCGGCCATCGTCAGCCGGGAACTGGGCCTGCCCGCCATCGTCGGCACCGGCGACGCCACCCATATCCTGCATGACGAACAGGAGGTGACGGTGTCCTGCGCCGAGGGCGAAACCGGTTTCGTCTACGAAGGCATCTGCGACTTCACGGTGGAGGATATCGCCCTGTCCGACATGCCCGAGACGAAGACGCGGGTGATGCTGAACATGGCCAACCCCTCGGCCGCTGTGCGCTGGTGGCGGCTGCCGTCGGGCGGGGTGGGCCTTGCCCGGATGGAATTCGTGATCAACAACGCGATCAAGGCGCACCCCTTGGCCTTGCTGAACCCCGACCAGTTGGATGAGGACACGCGCGAAAAGATCGCCGCCCTCACCGCCGGTTTCGCGGATAACGAGGCGTTCTTCGTGGAAAAGCTCGCGATGGGTCTCAGCCGCATCGCCGCCCCGGTCTATCCCGAACCGGTCATCGTGCGGATGAGCGATTTCAAGACCAACGAATATGCCGATCTCCTTGGTGGACGGGGTTTCGAGCCGCATGAGGAAAACCCGATGATCGGCTTTCGGGGGGCCTCACGCTACTATTCGCCGGCCTATGCGCCCGGTTTCGCGCTGGAATGCCGGGCGATCAGGCGCCTGCGGGAGGAGATGGGCTTTGACAACGTCATCGTCATGATCCCGTTCTGCCGCACGCCGGAAGAGGCCGACCGCGTACTGGAGGTGATGGCCGCCAACGGGCTGCGCCGGGGGGAGAACGGCCTGCAGGTCTATGTGATGTGCGAGGTGCCCTCCAACGTCATACTGGCGGAAGACTTCGCCAAGCGGTTCGACGGTTTCTCCATCGGCTCCAACGACCTGACGCAGTTGACCCTCGGCGTCGACCGCGACTCCGGCGAACTGGCCGATCTCTTCGATGAACGCAATCCGGCGGTGCAATGGATGATCGAGTCCGTCATCACCCGGGCCCATGCGGTGGGTGCCAAGGTCGGCTTTTGCGGTCAGGCGCCATCGAACGATCCCGATTTCGCGCGGTTGCTGGTGGGCTACGGCATCGACACCATTTCGGTCACGCCCGACAGCTTCCTGTCGGTCAAGCGCAACGTGGCCGAGGCCGAAGGCTGA